AGTTGCCTTTATAAATACTGTAATCATTTGGATTTAGACTagcctggaaagaaaaaaaagatacttttaaaatgtattaaggAATGGAGAATAAACTATCTGACTGGGTGAAAAGGGTAGTTTTGGACAGTTCTTTGAGGCTTTATCAAAGTGCAAAGAATTGGTGAATTACTGAAGTTTTTTTCTGACCTGCTTAAGTCAATACAGCACAAGTTGCACCAGAACAATGGGAAGAAATCTACCTGAGCCCAGTTATGGTTGTTAGGAGGCTGCAGATGTTACCTTCTCTTATTACTTTCAGTTTTCCTAGTCTGCTTTTTTTGCTATGGTGCTGAGAGAGAGTTCAAGAAGCAGTTAGTGCTGACCATCAGGGGTAGGAGGTGGATGCAGTGGTTATAATATTAGCTCATAACTGCAGACTTCAGAGATGGTGAGCATGAAACTCCATGATGAGCATATTAACAGCTTTGAATGCATCCTCAAAATTATAGTTCTGCCTTCACACTCCTTCCTCTGGTGTGTTTCTTTTAGCCACGGGAAGTGAAACATTCCGATCTGCTACTGTCTCTTGGGTTACCTGCTCTGGCAATAAGCTGGCAGGGCAAGAACACGTTAAATCTATTTCATTCAGTCCCTCCAGTCTATATGGCAGTTAGTCAATAAGTACTCTTGAACTTtacaagaaaaacagcaaagcaaaattaaaggaaattgGCAAACTCCCTAGCATGGCGAATAAACTGAGAAGGAAGAGTTGTGTCAGGCCAGAGCTCTTGATTCACATCTGGGAAATAAAATTGAGCTCCTGAAAATTGGGTAATAAGCTGACTTTTTCAATCATTAAACTCAACTACTACTCCTTGAGCACTCTAATTTGAAACTATCTATAAGCAGTGGGTTAGCTAACCAGTGTTTTGAACCTAGACCTCCTAAATAGAATTGCAAGGTGAAGTTGAAGTTTCACACGCCTCTGTAGAGGTGGCCATATAGGACAAGCTAGTGCTGCCTCAGAGGCTTTTTAGAGCAGAGCAATTTAGAAGGATGTACTTAGGCATCGACTTTCAAAAAAAGCTACAAGTTACAGAAACTTTGAACTTCTCCTTCTTATGAGAAGTAACTGTTCCTCTATACCCTGTTTTTAAGGCAGTAGGCATGTCTCTAaaggttattaaaaaaattatcaagaAACACCCAACAGGggtgggagggatgggggggaggcatatgtatacacacatatacatataaatgCTGTAGGACATATCTGGGAAGAATGTATCTAAAAGTAATTTTGATGCTTATATTCACAAATATGAGGGAATATCAGTATAAATAGCTTGTGTATAGATCAAATATGTAACGTTATGTGAAACTTAAGACCTTAGAGGGTTCGAGTTGTAATTGTACTATGCAGCTGAGTCTCCATGCTGTATCCCTTAGCATTTGAGCCTCCCAAATTTATTTGTAACTCTTCCAACCAACTTTCCTGGATGTGTGCTAGTCGTATTAAATAAGGTTGAAGGGACTTTTCTAGGGAGCCAACTTGCATTTTATTTGGAAGATTTCATCAGCTGACAACTTCCTTTCCTGCCTGGAGGTCAGATAAATTGTACCCCTTGAGAAACAATATAAGGGTCAGTAGAGACTTTTGACTTTGGTCAGCTGTTCTGGACAAAAACTACCTAGGCTGAGCTGGTTGTGTGAATATCTGCCACTAGCCTATCCTGGTTTATGCCTTTTTCTGGTCTTGAAATCTCATGTGACTGTTTATAATGCTAGGGAGGAGGATTTACAAATTGGGCTATACATAAACTGTTGTAATGCGTTAACACTGATTACAGTGCAGCAAACCTTAGGGCCCTAGGGCTGATAATCAAACAGCAGGTTTGTGAAGTAGTTTTGTATTAGACTAGTTCAAGTACTTATATACTTTCAAGTGCTATTTTAATAAGCTTGCAcaagagggcagagtagaaTTTAATCTGGGAATTGTAGCTGTCTTGAGGCTTAATGTATATCTAGAAATGAATGGCTCAGATTCCTTCAGTGTTACGACAGCATGGACTGTATTAATCATGCCATCACATATATTACATACCGTTCTGGGTGCTGTATGTCTCTTGCATTGTAGCTCTCAAACAGAGAGTTCCATGGAAAGCCACAACCTCTGTCAAGTGTCCCTCCCTAGTAGGGGTATGCTGGTGTGTGGAAGAAGAGTGAGCTGCAACCTGCATCACTAGTGCCAGTTTTGCCTTTACTTGTTGATTGTACCTAAAATAATCATGTAGCTGTTGTTAGCACAAAAGAATGTAATTTTTAGCACAAGATAATGCTGTGGCACAGATAAGTGAGCTCTTTGTAGGCTACAAACATGATAAAGGAGATAGTGCTTGAAAGCAGCAAGATTTCCTTGCAACACATTGAGCTGTGGTAACATGTGACTAAGAAAGCTACTTGAAAAGGAAGTAGTGTGTATCTGTAGCTTTATGAACCTTTAAGTATGTTAACCAATTTATTTGCTACAGTTATTACAATAATACTCAGGACCGTCAACCTTGTTGAAATAGTTGAGAGTCCAAAGAGAAGCCCTCTTTGTCAGAGGATAAActgaatttgtttattttttcctggagCATGTCAGAAGTCTAGtttcaattttgttttgtaCCTCAATACTGTGCATTCCAGTAGTTCAGCTAAAAGAGCTGCTTTTGATCTTTCATTACTTTTCTAAGAATTTACTGGCAGATTATCCTGTACAATTCACTGTTACCTCAATTAATGAAAGTCAATTGACATTCAGCATTATAATATTCTCTGTATGTGAAgactttcacattttttttttctttctccttcaggtTGACCCCAAAGATTACACTTTTTCCGGCCTTAAAGATGAAACTGTTGGTCGACTGCCTGGAAAAGTGGCAGGGCAACAATTTGTCATTCAGGACTGTGAGAACTGTGGTATCTACATATTTGACCACTCTGCTACAATCACTATTGATGACTGTGTGAACTGCCAAATCTTTTTAGGACCCGTAAAAGGCAGTGTGTTTTTCCGTGACTGCAAAGACTGCAAATGTGTGGTGGCCTGCCAACAATTTCGCACTAGGGACTGCAGAAAGCTGGAGGTGTTCTTGTGCTGTGCCACCCAGCCCATTATTGAGTCCTCCACAGGTATGAAATTTGGATGTTTCCAGTACTATTATCCTGAGCTTGCTTTACAATTCAAAGATGCTGGATTGagtatcttcaataacacatgGAGCAATGTCCATGACTTTACCCCTGTGTCAGGAGAAAATAATTGGAGCCTTTTGCCTGAGAATGCTGTCGTCCAAGATTATgttcctctgcccagctctgaggAGTTCAAAGCTGTCAGAATTTCTACTGATGCTACAAAGAGCATAATACCAGTAACTCGGGGGCGGAGACAGAAATGCAGTGATGAATCGTGTTTGGCTGTGTTTTTTGCTGGTGACTACACAACTGCAAATGCTAGGAAGTTAATTGATGAGGTAAGCAACCATTGTCtgctttcagctttttaaattTCTAATTGAACTTTCCTCTGAACAGCCTCTGGTGCTCCCTgaagcagagcacagagatTTTGCTTAACCCAACCATGCTGATCAACTGCACTGTTTAAAACCTTAAAGCAAGATAAGAGGCTGGAGCTCATCTGATGAGGTTTTTTCCATCTGACAGCCTGTGGCTGGCACATCTATCCTCTAATAATTCCTGAGTATTTTTCCATCATGCACACTGAAGCTATATTCAAAAAAGTGTAGTTGATTTGATGAACTTGGCCAAATCTAACGTAACCGATTGGCAGTGCTTGTGAAAGGGATCTAGCCAATTGTTAGCTTATTGCCCCAAAAGTCACAGCTAACAAAACAGTCTGTCCTGTAAGTTTTTCCAGTACTaatataaactttaaaaaaaaaaaaggtaacgtGTTAAATTGTATCCCCTCTGCCACCCAGTGTCggaatttttttctggaagaggCAGTGAGTGTTTATCGTGGCTGGTCAGCTGTCTTTGATTACTTACATAGCTGGTgctgccttcctttttttttcctgtgagacAGAGGCTCCGAAGCTTGGCAAGTTTGAGCTTTCCTGGGGCTAAAATATGGGAGTGGCTGGCACCCTGGAGTGCCAGGAATGACAGACCAGAGCCAGTAACCATGAGCTACAGCTTCTGAGAGGTATCTGCAAAAGCTGCTGATCCCAGTATTGTATGATCAACAAAATAACCAATGGAGCTCTTTTCCTTGGGTTTTTAactgaaagggaagaaagctGTAGGGTGTTTCCATGCCCTCATCCCCACCACCcagttgttttgggtttttttttcatggaactGAATTATAAACAGCCACTTGAGTGAAGGGAGATAATGATGCTCATGGGttattattttctgaagaagGAATAGCCGTAGGGTAATAGATGTGTTCTCCTGTGTTAGTAGATCTTTAGAAATTAGAGTTAAGAAGACACTAAAGGTTTAATTAGTGAGATTCTGTGGAAATCTTACTGCTCTGTAAGTTAATGGATGCTTTGGAAGTATGAATACAGTTGCTCCTTCTCCCCATGCTTTTAGCTTTGTAATAGATTTGAAGTAAGAAGCTGCATGTGTTCGCAAGTTCGTAACTGTTTTTCCGAAATTGAAAACTTCAGCAGTGGATAGACGAGAGCTTTGAGCTAATGCCTGACTGAACTATTGCAAACTAATGAGAGGTAACTGCTTGACTCCAGATGCTGAATGCTTTTAACTCCCATTAGTTTCAGCTTGTGAGGGATTGTGGGGAGAAAAGCACAACACCAGGCCAtaatataaaacaaaaacattcacATTTACTCCTCTAGGTGCAGCAgggaagatgagaaaataagaatgaatggaatgaaaataaacagaaatgtaaaataagCAAATGATCTTCAAAAAGTGCAAAATTCATCTCTTTGCTTGATGTGTATGGGGAAAATGGATTTATTCCAGTGTAACCTGGATACTTGACCTGACCTGTCTGCCTTAAGAAGAAGCATTTTTAACATGAATTCTTTGTCTGTAAACAGATGACTGTTAAAGGCTTTCAACTGGTACAGACTAAAGAACTCTCAATGAAGACAGAGGATGCTCACAGAGTTTTCCAGCAGTGTGCGTCGGAATTCATTCCACTGCTTGAAAAAGGTGagtttgtgttgtttttgtttgcttcttgaTAGAGAAATCTAGCTGTCACTAAAGAGTTCTGGAGGAGAAGGAATGAGGGATAAATTTGTATTTCAAGAGCACAATGTAAAGCCAGATGAGATGAGTTTTGGAAACCTCAATGAGGCCTTAAATCAAGCCCAAACTCTTGAAGGCATTAGAAATGAACTGTTCCACATGTATTTTGTATCTCTGCCCCCCCCAGTGGTCCAGCTGCATAgttcaggagcagcagcacatgcaAGTCTTGGGAAATCAAAAGAAGCTCATGCTTTTAGACTATTTCTAACTTACTGCCATTGCTGCTCAACCCACTAGATGTTCAGTGTTTCTGTATACATATTTAAGCAAATCAGTATAGATATGTATAAAGCAGGCAAGTGTTAAATTCCTGTTTATAACTGGTGTACTGTCAGAGTAtttcaaaagcctttttatTGATCTGACTGTAATTGGTTTTGTCTCTTCCTGCAGAAGTAACTGACATCTTGCCATCTGTTACATGCTAAAGCTCAATACACGCTCCCAAATTTAGTAGCAACATGCAGGTTTTTTCACAGTAACATAAGAGGTCTATGATGCTCATTGCAAGAATAGGACAAAAGTTATTGTACTTATCAGATGACAGTCTAGTTTAAGGGCTATTTTGCACCCATGTGGGAAAAAGTAACGCGTTCAGAATGAAACCAGAGAAAGGGGATCTGCGAATAGTGGGTGAGAACTAGTCTAAAAATCAGGCTGTTTGCTATCTTGGGACTGAGGCAGAATGCCTGAATGACTCAGTCCTACTCCAGATGTCTGTgaaatggctcactatttgagCAGTATAGTCTGACTCACTTCCATGGTGCCCTGCGCTCCTTAGCGTTTTCATGCCATTGCTGCCTTTCAAGAAGCAAAACTGGAATCTTGCCAGAGTCTCTGCAAAAACGAGCATGGAATTGCAGATATTTTCTTCTCGGATAACACTGTACTTTGAAGCTCTGGTTAAGTGTATTTAATTCTTTATCCTGCATTGTAGCTGCTCGAGCAAAAACCATAAAATGCTTCTTGCAAACTTGACAATTGTCTATGCGTTGAGAAATCCACTGTTTCAGTGCCAAGTCTAAAAGTCATAATTGTGCTACATAAAACTGTCTTCTAGGTCCAGTGGTTGCTTTGGAGTTCAATGGAGATGGGGCTGTGGAAGGATGTCGAAGCACTATAAATGATGTTTTTAGTGAGACCAAGGTAAGCTAGTGTATGGCTTTATTGGTAGAAAATGTTACAGAAGGTCTAGGGTACTTGATGGTCAAGCTATAATGTTGGCATACTGCACAATCTTTTTAGGTTTCTGAGAAGTAAAATCTTAACatccttttttggtttttttttggtactcTAAACTTAAATTGCTTATTGGAGACAAGAAAAATGACTCTAGGAAAGAGAGTACTAAAACTTCATATCCATTGAAGAAACGAAGATTTCCACTTAAATCTGTTAGCTCTCATAATAGTAAAAACAAGTTATATAAATATAATTGGAAAAGCTCTGTTCCAGGTCTTACACTAAAGTCTACTTTGTGATGTCCTAGCCTATTAAACCTTGACAAAGGTAATATGATAGGAATTTGACTTTTTGCAGAGTTTACTTTTGCTGTGTAGGATGTTGCAGAATGCTTTTCTTCAAAGGCATTTTtatgttcttgttttcttttttttttttgtcagctcaTTTTACTGTAGCTTCTTTATAGCACATCTCCTCTTTGCTTGCTGTCCCCATTTCTGTGAATGACAACAGCTTTGAGAAAGTTTCTGGAAACCATTAGAACACTCCTGATAATGAGAAAGTGACAGACACTTTGCTTTCAAGCAGCCATTCAGAGAAGGATAGAATGTCTTTCAGACATACTGTCCATACAACTCCTTGCTCTCTTTCACTTCCTTTCCAAGAACCTACTTGGATATAGACTGCCCAGTTTCTAGAATATGGTTTTAATAAGTCATCTCAAATACAGCTGATGTTTGCTATTGCACCAGCAAAATCTGATGTGTAGCCAGCCTTAATTTGACTAAGTCTGGAGAATACCAGAACTGCAATCTGAGCAGTGTTTAGATGTTACTGATACTTCTTGTGACCCAAAAATCATCACTTAAAATGTTACCAGGAAACTGGCCTCTTTAAGCAGGAGCTTACAATGGCTACTTTTTTTAGTAAGGTTggtgtatttaattttttctcaTACAGGACAAAGCTGATTCTGAGTAGGTAGTTTGGTGGTTCTTCTAGATCTTTTTTCTCTAGTCAAAGACTGAAGTGATACGAATTATTACAACAGATAAAATCTTAGATTTTCCTCACTAAAATAGCTGGTGTCTGTTATAACGCTATGAATGCCCAGATCTGAGATGCATCCAGAGACATCTCACACTGTGGACTTCATGCTGTGAAGTAAGCATTGTTCTTGGAGGTCTTAGGGTTCAGCTCCAAATGTAAAATTACTGCCTCTGGATTTAAAGTAGCTTGGTTTCGTAGTAAAACCTACCTCACTTCTTAATTCAGTGCAGAATTAAGAATTCAATAACAGAACTTTGGGCTTCCTGAGAAGTGTATCTATTTAGATAAAATATAACTCCAGAACTTATGAGAAACACTCTGTTTGTGTCTGGATCTCTAGATAATTTAATATCATGAGTATACATTTTTAGAAAATGAGTTTCTTTCTTGGGACGTAATTTAGGAGCTACTTAAGGAGTTACAAACTTCAGACTTCTTACTACCAGAAGGTTCAGGAATGCTCTATAAATTGGTTTCACCTCACTGTTGGCTGCTCTTATAATATTTGGGAGTTGTTATAGTACTCAGAATTATACGTATCCTTGATTAAGAAACATTCTTAGGAAGACATGTATCCTGTAAGACTTTGCAGGAGATTAATCTGCTTTTAAGGAGGTGGCcatatttgcatttgaaatcCACGGTTAAAAATTGCTAAAATCACCCTTTAATGACCTTAATTTCACCAGGTGTTTGTTGCTGAGGTCTGATAAACTCCTCTAGATATTCTGATAAGGGTAGAAGAATTCTTCAGTGCCACCAGACCTGATTGAGATGTttggtagaaaaaaaacacattcccAGGAGATCACTACACTAAGCACTTAAGCAGTCTACCCATTTGTGTGGACTAGGTATGTCTGCAATCTTTACCTCTGACATACTTTAAAGAGTGACCGCCTGTACATTTTTGGCATGCTTTCTAGTGCTATTCCTCCATCTCATCTTTTATTCATAGAATACTCTGTAAAATGTAAATTGGAGTATCCTGGTAGGGAAAGTTGCTGAAGAAGATGTTCAACTGTTGTGACCATGGTACCAATTGCTGTCACACCAAACAAGTGCCAGATAACAAGTAGGTCTTCTCAAGTCCCTTCAAACAGAAGTCTACCATGCATCCAAGCCACAGTCTAGAGGAGTACTtagtgatgattttttttttatatatcagAAATTTACTGGACAACAGGATATTAATCTTAAAACACAGTTTAAGTAAACCAGTTCATGCAGCTGTCATAATTTACATTCATGTGGTATTCTGAGCTGATGCAGAAAAGTGGTTACTGCAGGAGCATAGTCATCTGGAAAAATTTATTCCTATGGTGCTAGTGCGCTTCAGAATAGCTCAGCTGCCTTTGCCAACACAGGTGTGCTGAGACAGTGATTACTTCTTGATGTACAGAAAGCATAAGATACTGAGAACTCAGTTTAAGTTTTTGATTGAGGCTGTCACTTGCATATTGACACTGAGGAATAGCCACAACACTGTTACAGTGAACTATGTGGGCATTGCTTAAAGGATTTGTAGTTGATTTGTTGAAAGCTTTCAAGGATGATTGTCTTAGAGCTTGGAACTTCACATGCTTTGATTGGTTTTGCAAAATGCAAATGTAAATGAAGTATGgggtgtttgttttggtttgtttttttaaaaaccatttgCTGAAGAAGCAACTAAGTTTTTAAAGGTGTCTTTATCACAAACTCTGCCTTTATCTTAAAGGTAACCTTAATGGTAGTCTAAGGCTTTTTTATGTGTACACTCCTTTTGGACAGAGTATGACTTCTCTAAGAAAATACATCTAAATGGACACTAGCTGAAGTGGTGACCCTTGAATAATCAAGCCCAAAACTTTTAATTCCCATCAGTGGAAGGCTAGGGTTTACTGCAGCTAACACATCTGCTAGGAACAGGTGATGGTAACAAAGGGTGCATCAAGACTTCTAGGACTATTTTCTCACAGAGTCAAAACCAATAGCGTTCTGCCTCTCACGAAatgcaaagataaaaataacCATTACTGGCTCTGAATGAGCAAAAAAACTACTTGACCTTCTTCATAACTCATGCATAACTATTTCCTTGTTTTATCAAACAGGTTTTTGTATCAGAGAGCAAGGCATCAGCGTCTCAAGACGTAGACAATTTCTACAACTTTGCTGACATGCAGATGGGAATGTGAAGTTTAACATGAAGGTGTTCGTGGATGGTTTGTCTTGGCACTTTGAAGTCACTTAGTTTGAATGTTGCAGTAGTATCTTGAGTTCCGACATTTAGTTTTGTATTTGTCATCTATCCCTTTCATAAGGCTATTGGTGGCTTCAATACCATGTTACCTGAATGGAAGAGGATGGTATAGCTCCCCATGTGCGTTGTGTTTGAAGCTCGGATATAAACTCCAGAAACAATGGATGTTTACTACTAACTATTTACAGTTTAACTATTTCAAGACACTTGAATATTTCTTGTCAACATCTACATATTTGAAAAGTGAAATGCTCATCCAAATTTGATGCAGTATTGATTGTTATCTTTAACTCCGATGCATTGTTTAGAAAGTGCATTTATGTCAAACTTGGTGTTTAAAATTTTCACAGGTGCAAATTTGTCTTCATTGGAGGCCAAAGAAGAAGCTGTAGTCATCAACTTTTTCTTGAAAATCTAGTCTGAAATGAATTCTCCTTATAGCATGCTTTCAGAAGCAGTGCATGACTTATTCTGGCTTATTCTGCTTCAGCATCTTCTTTGAAAAAAGTAGTttgcagcagcatttctgctgaGAGTCATTCCAGCATTCTGGTAAGTGAGCACTTGCCAGGCTCCTCTGCTGAATTCTGATTGAGGTGAATTCTGAGCAGGAATACTCTGCTGAAGATGCTCTAAGGTTCATTCAGAGTCTCTGGCAATACAACTGCCTCTGATATTTCCACGTCATATATGGGATATACACGAGGTTCCCTTAGACTTGGAACAACAAGCCTCTATCACCATTGGTGTTTGCTAGAAGGGACATAGGGCAATCAGGAGACAGAGATAGTCTCtaatggcattaaaaaaaagctcttccttGCTAGACCCCAAGAAAAGGCTTTTACATCCAGTAGTAGTACTGCAAATTTGACTGTACAGTACTACATACTCCTGTAGGGTTTATTTTGGGTTAATTCTAAAAACTGACTGAAGAAGTGCTACTAGTGTTTTGGGAGATGCATTTGAATAATGATCAGGAAGGATGCTTATTGCTATATAATGCATATTAGAGTGCAAATCTATATGTATATGAAATAcaagctttatttctttttgcataTTACATTACATCCTTTCTAATTTTTCTACATGGACTTAAAGCTTATGTCCAGGTTTACAAGCCCTCTGTAATACTTGAACAGATTGTGAGTGCAGATGCACAACCTCAgatttcttaattaaaattgTGGCTTGCCAGTTTATGTAGCCTTTACAATCCATTTCATGGACTGAGGCTGTGTTGAGGTGCTAATGCAATAATTTGCTTATTATGGTCGTCTGTCAAAAGGGAAGATCTTGTGCATGTTAACTGAAAATGAGTCTCAACTCATCAGTTTCACAGCTCTGGAGCTCCAAAAGTAGGTGGCTAAAACCACAtctctttctgattttttttttttttttttttttttagaattagTACACAAAAGAACCTGTTTTCCTGAAATGCATAATTCTGTCATGCCCAAGAGGTGTTCTGAGATGCCATTTTGTTGCTATTAGGCAAATGTTTGCCCTTAGTTTAATCTATATATCAAGAATATATCCTTAGCACCTTTTGTTATTCATAGATTAAATGAGAATATCTCCTGAAGTCACCAAACCATCTGTGTACTGAAGGTaagaaaaatgtcacttttgTGTAATGTTTTTATTcaataaagtgaaataaaaccaaactgcCATCAGATTCTGACTGGTAGTAGAAAATTACCCCTTATTTGCACTTAGCCAgcctggattttatttttcacacgTGTGAGGGAGAGGCTGTGAAAACAGCTAAGTATCTTTTATTGGTCTCCA
Above is a window of Colius striatus isolate bColStr4 chromosome 1, bColStr4.1.hap1, whole genome shotgun sequence DNA encoding:
- the RP2 gene encoding protein XRP2, whose amino-acid sequence is MGCLFSRRRKPAQGDQQQQAADGEEKAPQYSWDQRAKVDPKDYTFSGLKDETVGRLPGKVAGQQFVIQDCENCGIYIFDHSATITIDDCVNCQIFLGPVKGSVFFRDCKDCKCVVACQQFRTRDCRKLEVFLCCATQPIIESSTGMKFGCFQYYYPELALQFKDAGLSIFNNTWSNVHDFTPVSGENNWSLLPENAVVQDYVPLPSSEEFKAVRISTDATKSIIPVTRGRRQKCSDESCLAVFFAGDYTTANARKLIDEMTVKGFQLVQTKELSMKTEDAHRVFQQCASEFIPLLEKGPVVALEFNGDGAVEGCRSTINDVFSETKVFVSESKASASQDVDNFYNFADMQMGM